One genomic region from Thermovenabulum gondwanense encodes:
- a CDS encoding 3-hydroxyacyl-CoA dehydrogenase family protein, with product MEVKKILVVGAGTMGHGIAQLVAQQGFEAYLVDREKEIVEKAFLKIKEGLMKRVEKGKISKEEAEKVLEKITVGTDMETFADADFVIEAVFEDVEVKKKVFEKLDKIFEPEVVLATNTTACSISEIATATRNRKRVIGMHFFNPPVIMKLVEIIPGLETDETTVEKTKAMALMLDKTPVVTKIETPAGIVSRVLAALLNEAVVVYSEGVADAKDIDTAMKLGANLPMGPLELIDMIGVDIHLAKTETLYREYGDPRYRPPYILKKMVKAGHLGRKTGRGFYIYEQ from the coding sequence ATGGAAGTAAAAAAAATACTGGTTGTGGGAGCAGGAACTATGGGGCATGGAATTGCCCAATTAGTTGCTCAGCAGGGGTTTGAAGCGTATTTAGTGGATAGGGAAAAAGAGATAGTAGAGAAAGCTTTTTTAAAAATTAAAGAAGGTCTGATGAAGAGGGTGGAAAAAGGGAAAATTTCGAAAGAAGAAGCGGAAAAAGTTTTAGAAAAGATTACTGTGGGAACTGATATGGAAACTTTTGCCGATGCTGATTTTGTTATAGAAGCAGTCTTTGAAGATGTTGAAGTTAAGAAAAAGGTTTTTGAAAAATTGGATAAAATTTTTGAACCAGAGGTAGTTTTAGCCACTAATACTACCGCATGTTCTATAAGTGAAATAGCTACGGCAACCAGAAATAGAAAAAGGGTAATAGGAATGCATTTTTTTAATCCACCCGTAATAATGAAGCTCGTAGAAATAATTCCCGGTCTTGAAACAGACGAAACTACTGTTGAAAAAACTAAAGCTATGGCACTTATGCTGGATAAAACTCCGGTTGTTACAAAAATAGAAACACCTGCAGGAATTGTCAGCAGGGTTTTAGCCGCCCTTTTAAACGAAGCGGTTGTGGTATATTCAGAAGGAGTTGCCGATGCAAAGGATATTGATACCGCCATGAAGCTTGGTGCAAATCTTCCGATGGGTCCTCTGGAACTAATAGATATGATAGGGGTTGATATTCATCTGGCTAAAACCGAAACGCTTTACAGAGAATACGGGGATCCGCGATATCGTCCACCGTATATTCTGAAAAAGATGGTTAAAGCCGGTCATTTAGGAAGAAAAACCGGGCGTGGATTTTACATTTACGAACAATGA